The following proteins are co-located in the Micromonospora coriariae genome:
- a CDS encoding FAD-binding oxidoreductase, producing the protein MTADLIGRLRHVVGPSGVISDPDDMAGYLTDCRNAYAGTAAAVVRPGNAEEVAAVVTVCREAGVAVVPQGGNTGLCGGAVPDSSGRQVVLSLTRCAASATSTSPNRPSRWRGTRG; encoded by the coding sequence GTGACCGCAGACCTCATCGGCCGGCTGCGGCATGTGGTCGGGCCCTCCGGCGTGATCAGCGACCCGGACGACATGGCCGGCTACCTCACCGACTGCCGCAACGCGTACGCGGGAACCGCTGCGGCCGTCGTGCGGCCGGGCAACGCCGAGGAGGTGGCCGCGGTCGTCACGGTGTGCCGCGAGGCGGGCGTCGCGGTCGTCCCACAGGGCGGCAACACGGGGCTGTGCGGCGGCGCCGTCCCGGACTCCTCCGGCCGTCAGGTCGTGCTCTCCCTGACGCGATGCGCCGCATCCGCGACCTCGACGTCGCCAAACAGACCATCACGGTGGAGGGGGACTCGAGGTTGA
- the mqo gene encoding malate dehydrogenase (quinone) has protein sequence MIVSRSGASEGWDVVLVGGGIMSATLGVLLSEVQPDWRITVVERLDEAGLESSSAWNNAGTGHAGLCEFNYTPRRPDGTVDVSSAVRIGEQFVSSLGFWARLVERGVLGPPEAFIHSVPHLGFGRGADGVAYLRARWEALRGHPLFSDLEFSEDPDVLASWLPLMFEGRNGNEPVAVTRSAQGTDVDFGVLTRQLLSALQQRGGVVRTRQEVTSLRRHGRTWVVQVRDRRTGHRRRLRAPYVFVGAGGGTLPLLQSARVPEIRRYGAFPISGQFLRTDRPELVAAHRGKVYGHSAPGAPPISVPHLDLRVVDGQEALLFGPFAAFSPRFLTRGRLTDLVRSVRPGNLPVLMAAARDNRPLVTYLIRQVTQSADARTATLRRFVPSASADDWTLMTAGQRVQVLKKTGGRSTVGFGTEIVTSAGSLAALLGASPGASTAASTMLDVLAASFPQRMPEWAPQLDRLAPSTQTVRQFGPDRLGEEVTRARRVLGLLPG, from the coding sequence GTGATCGTGTCGAGGAGCGGTGCGAGCGAGGGCTGGGACGTCGTCCTCGTCGGCGGCGGGATCATGAGCGCCACCCTGGGCGTGCTGCTGAGCGAGGTGCAGCCGGACTGGCGGATCACCGTCGTCGAGCGGCTCGACGAGGCCGGGCTCGAGAGCTCCAGCGCCTGGAACAACGCCGGTACCGGCCACGCCGGGCTCTGCGAGTTCAACTACACCCCGCGGAGGCCCGACGGCACGGTGGACGTGTCGAGCGCCGTGCGGATCGGCGAGCAGTTCGTCTCATCTCTGGGGTTCTGGGCCCGTCTCGTGGAGCGGGGGGTGCTCGGGCCGCCCGAGGCGTTCATCCACTCGGTCCCGCACCTCGGCTTCGGCCGCGGTGCGGACGGCGTGGCGTACCTGCGGGCCCGGTGGGAGGCCTTGCGGGGCCACCCGCTCTTCTCCGACCTGGAGTTCAGCGAGGACCCCGACGTCCTCGCCTCGTGGCTGCCGCTGATGTTCGAGGGCCGGAACGGGAACGAACCGGTGGCGGTCACCCGCTCGGCGCAGGGGACCGACGTCGACTTCGGCGTCCTCACCCGGCAGTTGCTGTCGGCCCTGCAGCAGCGCGGCGGCGTCGTGCGAACGCGCCAGGAGGTCACGTCCCTGCGCCGGCATGGGCGGACCTGGGTGGTGCAGGTCCGCGACCGCAGGACGGGGCATCGCCGGCGGCTGCGGGCGCCATACGTCTTCGTCGGGGCCGGGGGCGGGACGCTGCCGCTGCTGCAGTCGGCCCGGGTCCCGGAGATCCGGCGGTACGGCGCCTTCCCGATCAGCGGTCAGTTCCTGCGGACCGATCGGCCCGAGCTTGTGGCGGCCCATCGGGGGAAGGTGTACGGGCATTCGGCTCCGGGCGCCCCGCCCATCTCTGTTCCGCATCTCGACCTGCGGGTGGTGGACGGACAGGAGGCGCTGCTCTTCGGACCGTTCGCCGCCTTCTCGCCCCGCTTCCTCACCCGTGGCCGGCTGACCGACCTGGTGCGATCGGTCCGGCCCGGGAACCTCCCGGTCCTGATGGCCGCGGCGCGGGACAACCGCCCGCTGGTGACCTACCTGATCCGGCAGGTGACCCAGTCCGCGGATGCCCGAACGGCCACGCTGCGCCGGTTCGTGCCGTCGGCGAGCGCGGACGACTGGACGCTGATGACCGCAGGGCAGCGAGTTCAGGTCCTCAAGAAGACCGGCGGCCGCAGCACGGTCGGCTTCGGCACCGAGATCGTCACCTCCGCGGGCTCCCTGGCCGCCCTGCTCGGCGCCTCGCCCGGTGCCTCGACCGCCGCGTCGACGATGCTCGACGTGCTCGCGGCGAGCTTTCCGCAGCGCATGCCGGAGTGGGCGCCACAGCTGGACCGGCTCGCGCCGTCGACGCAGACGGTGCGGCAGTTCGGCCCCGACCGGCTCGGCGAGGAGGTGACGCGGGCCCGCCGGGTACTCGGGCTGCTGCCGGGGTGA
- a CDS encoding transposase — MFATKPQLAQAMLARAMDAGVPARWVTANEAYGQDSKFRTFCDQRRVGYVVAVLRDQQIGLGVHRPRRHPGRTSP, encoded by the coding sequence GTGTTCGCGACGAAGCCGCAGCTGGCGCAGGCCATGCTTGCCCGGGCGATGGACGCCGGGGTCCCAGCCCGGTGGGTCACCGCGAACGAGGCCTACGGCCAGGACTCGAAGTTCCGGACGTTCTGCGACCAGCGCCGGGTCGGCTACGTGGTGGCCGTGCTCCGCGACCAGCAGATAGGGCTGGGTGTGCACCGCCCGCGTCGACACCCTGGCCGGACAAGCCCCTGA
- a CDS encoding transposase family protein, which translates to MVLVWFRKGEDKTTLGAGFGVSRATAYRYVAEAVRVLAAQTPTLHDALTRVAADGWSHVILDGKLFDTDRLAETIATVKDDTIDAWYSGKHRDFGANIQASMRPDGLPIWTSDAMPGHLHDLTCAQRLDATGALYWAASELGLPTLADSGYEGASQGIHAPYKQPADGRRLAVDNRAYNAVLRSMRCLGERGFAILVGRWRTLRHSTAIPRQVGDIVRAALHLTHFEYRYLPPSC; encoded by the coding sequence ATGGTGTTGGTGTGGTTTCGCAAGGGTGAGGACAAGACCACCCTCGGGGCGGGGTTCGGCGTGTCGAGGGCGACCGCCTACCGGTACGTCGCCGAGGCCGTGCGGGTCCTGGCGGCGCAGACACCCACCCTGCACGACGCGCTGACCCGGGTCGCCGCCGACGGCTGGTCGCACGTGATCCTCGACGGGAAGCTGTTCGACACCGACCGCCTCGCCGAGACCATCGCCACCGTGAAGGACGACACGATCGACGCGTGGTACTCCGGGAAACACCGTGACTTCGGCGCGAACATCCAAGCGAGCATGCGCCCCGACGGGCTACCGATCTGGACCTCGGATGCGATGCCCGGACATTTGCACGACCTGACATGCGCCCAGCGGTTGGACGCCACCGGCGCCCTCTACTGGGCGGCCTCCGAACTCGGGTTGCCGACTCTGGCCGACTCGGGCTACGAAGGCGCTAGCCAGGGCATCCACGCTCCATACAAGCAGCCTGCCGACGGCCGCAGGCTCGCGGTCGACAACCGCGCCTACAACGCCGTCCTTCGATCGATGCGGTGCCTCGGAGAACGCGGCTTCGCGATTCTCGTCGGCCGCTGGCGGACCCTACGTCACAGCACAGCCATCCCACGACAGGTCGGCGACATCGTCCGCGCTGCTCTCCACCTCACCCATTTCGAATACCGCTACCTACCGCCTTCTTGTTGA